The window TCCCGTGCTGGCGTCGGAGGTGCAAGTCGAGGAACCGGGTAAAGGTCAGGAGGAAGAACTCTCAGAAACGGGGTTGAGTGGGAAGGACGAGGTTCGGTTCGCGCTCTCCTCGGAGGCCGGCCTGAACGACGGGTTCGCGTTTCCGTTCACGAACCTGGCGATCGCCGTTGCACTCGTCGGCCTATCGCCGACGAACTGGGTAGGCGAGTGGATACTCGTCGACGTGGGATATCGGATCGTGGTTGGTGTCGCACTGGGCGTCGTTCTCGGCTGGGTCACGGCCAAGTTGGTTTTCGCGACCGAACCCGAGACCGAAATCGCCGAATCCGTTCAGGGACTCGAGGCGGTCGCCGGAACACTCGTCATTTACGGCCTTACCGAGTTGGCCGGCGGGTACGGGTTCATCGCCGTGTTCGTCGCTGCCGTCACGATCCGCGACTCCGAACGCACCCACGAGTACAACGAGTCGCTGCACGAGATCAGCGAACTCGCCGAACAGATCGCGATGGGCGTGATCATGGTATTTTTCGGCGGCGCTATCGTCGGCGGCCTCCTCGCTCCGCTCACCGTCGAGGCGTTGATCGCCGCCATCGCGATCGTGTTTCTCGTCCGGCCGCTGGCCGGGGTGATCGGTCTCGTCGGTTTCGACGCCGACTGGTCGAGTCAAGGGGTGATCGCGTTCTTCGGCATTCGGGGAATCGGCTCGTTCTACTACCTCTCTCACGGCCTGAACGAAGCCGCGTTTACCGACGCCGATCTCCTCTGGGCGTTGGTCGGCACCGTCGTCGTGATCTCGATCGTCGTCCACGGGATTACGGCGACTCCGGCCGTTAATCGGGTTCGGCGCTCGGACTGAGTTCTCGAGTAAAAAAGCGCACGCTCACGACGTTTCCCGGCCGGCAGTGACCGTACGCTAGCGGCGTCCGCTCCACCACCTGCCACATGCACCTTTTTCCGGTCGGGATTCGCTCGCGACACTCGCTCACCACTCCCGCAAAAATCTGCACCAAAAACGCTCGCTCACGCCGTTCGCTCGCGGTGCAACCCTACACCAGCGGCGTCCGCTCGACAACTTGCCCATCGTACGTCGGATACTGCTCGACGATCTCCCCGTCGTCGACGTCCCCTTCCTCGATCATCTCCTCGAGCAACCACCAGGCAATCTCGACGTGATTCGACTTGATCGTGTAGAACTCCTCGGGAACGCCCAGGGCCTCGAACCGGGTGGGGTCGGCGCGTGTCTTTCCGTACACCAGGGTGCCGTCATCGGTGATGTCGTCGAACTCCCGGCGAACCGTTCGCGCCATTCGCTTGAGTCGCCGTCGGTGCTGGGCGGCGTCCTTGAACACCGAGGTGCAGAAGTACACCTTCGGATGGTCGCCCATCACCTCGAGGATGCCGTCCCGGTCGTTGTCAACGGCGCTCATGTGCCCCTCCTTGAGTTCGAACCCTTTCTCCTGCATCCGGCGGAAGTTCCCGTGGGACATCTCGAACTCGTTGACGTTACAGAAGTCGGCGGCACCCTCGTCGAGGAACTCGAGGAACTCCGTCTCGGCGCGGATGCCGGGAATCTCGAACGCCGGCGTCAGCCCCTCCTCGCGCGCAATGTAGAGGATTTCCTCCCACTCGGTGCCGTGGAGGTCGCCCCACTGCTCGAGGGGCGGGTGAAAGCGGATCTCGTCCAGGCCGGCCTCCGAGAGGCGGCGCATGTTTTCGCGGCCACCGGGGATGCCGGTGTAGAGGTGGGTGTGGTGATCCTCACCGAACTCCTCTTTCAGCAGGGAGAGGTAGTGGCAGGTGCGCTCGAGGGCCTCCTGTGGCTCCCCGCCCGTGATGGAGGTGCCGAGGGCGTTCATCCGGTGGGCCTCGGTGAGCACGTCCTCGTCGTCCTCGACGAGGCGTTCGTTGGCGTAGACGTCGGTCACGTTCTTGCGGGTCTCGCCGAGCGGGCAGTAAAAGCAGTCGCGCTGATCGCAGTAGCCGTACACGAACAGCACCATCTTGCCGCCTTTCGCACACTGCTCACAGCCCTTCGAGATCATTCAATAGCCATTCTTGCGCCTCGAGGCTCAAAAACTGTGCGAATCGGTGGAGGAGTGAGTGGGACTGGCACGGCACTGTTGAACTCCTTCAGAAGTGATTGCAGGAGGGTACTGAATATTGATTGCAAGGGGGTACTGAATACGGAGGCTGAACGCAGCAAACGCCGAACATGTGTTTTGGACAGGTAGTAATGTGAGATGAATGGTATCTTACTGCGGTGGGTCTGCGTCATCACCGAAGCCACTCCCGTACGCGTCGATGATTTCTGTGATGGTAACCTCGTACGCATCGTACCACTCCGTCCAGCGGGCTTTCGCCGTTTTGTGGTCTGCATCCGTCCCAAACGACTCGAGTGCATCCAGCGACTCCCAGTAGTAGGCAACGAGAATCTCCTCACTCCCGGGGGCGTGCCACGTGCGTTTGCCACGATACCCGTCTGTCCCTTCGGCGACTGCCTGTATTGCATCGTTCAGCTCGTGGAACTCTTTGTCGTATGCTCCCGGCTCGAGACGGAACGTAACGAGATACATCGATACTGCCCCTTCTGTTCACGTCAGCAAAGGCGTTCTCTTCTGTTTACGCACGGCCATGATACAGGTGCGGTCTCGTGACCGATTTGTGTCCTGTCTCTTTTGGAGGCTCGACGAACTACCGATCTGCTGTCAGAATCGGCGTGCAACATACGGTGATTGGATGAACCAAATTGAGATTCGTTTGTTCCGATCGGTCTGCGCTGAAATTGCGTCAGTAGATCTTCCCGGGCGTACCCATCATTGCGGATGTTACCTGAACCATTAATGAGTGATAACACATACCATGACCATGGATGCGACACCAGACGATATCGAATTTCTCGTCACCTCGGATCACCGCGTAGCCGTACTTGGTACACTGGCCACGGGGCCGAGTGACCGTGATGAGTTGCGATCCGCAACGGGAGCTTCTTCACCAACCATAAGCCGGATACTCGCTGACTTCGAGGAGCGCAACTGGATCGAACGGGAAAGCAGGATGGCCCAGCTGACGGGCCTGGGCGAGTTCGTTGCCGACCGACTATCGGAGTTCGTGGATGCGATGACGATAGAGCAACAGCTGCGAGAGGTCTGGCACTGGTTACCTCACGAATTCGATGGATTCAGTGCTGAGCTATTTTCGGACGTTGACG of the Natronosalvus vescus genome contains:
- a CDS encoding cation:proton antiporter — translated: MTLELYDIGLVVIGIVLFGVAVLPRFAAGRAISLPIVFVGFGMLAFGLPVGLPPPDPLEQGETTERLAEFGVIIALMAVGLKIDRPPGLREWSSTWRLLAITMPLSIAGAAFLGWWYVGLLAPTAILLGACIAPTDPVLASEVQVEEPGKGQEEELSETGLSGKDEVRFALSSEAGLNDGFAFPFTNLAIAVALVGLSPTNWVGEWILVDVGYRIVVGVALGVVLGWVTAKLVFATEPETEIAESVQGLEAVAGTLVIYGLTELAGGYGFIAVFVAAVTIRDSERTHEYNESLHEISELAEQIAMGVIMVFFGGAIVGGLLAPLTVEALIAAIAIVFLVRPLAGVIGLVGFDADWSSQGVIAFFGIRGIGSFYYLSHGLNEAAFTDADLLWALVGTVVVISIVVHGITATPAVNRVRRSD
- a CDS encoding radical SAM protein, with translation MISKGCEQCAKGGKMVLFVYGYCDQRDCFYCPLGETRKNVTDVYANERLVEDDEDVLTEAHRMNALGTSITGGEPQEALERTCHYLSLLKEEFGEDHHTHLYTGIPGGRENMRRLSEAGLDEIRFHPPLEQWGDLHGTEWEEILYIAREEGLTPAFEIPGIRAETEFLEFLDEGAADFCNVNEFEMSHGNFRRMQEKGFELKEGHMSAVDNDRDGILEVMGDHPKVYFCTSVFKDAAQHRRRLKRMARTVRREFDDITDDGTLVYGKTRADPTRFEALGVPEEFYTIKSNHVEIAWWLLEEMIEEGDVDDGEIVEQYPTYDGQVVERTPLV
- a CDS encoding antibiotic biosynthesis monooxygenase family protein, with the translated sequence MYLVTFRLEPGAYDKEFHELNDAIQAVAEGTDGYRGKRTWHAPGSEEILVAYYWESLDALESFGTDADHKTAKARWTEWYDAYEVTITEIIDAYGSGFGDDADPPQ